The following are encoded together in the Bradyrhizobium sp. CCGUVB1N3 genome:
- a CDS encoding outer membrane protein, with the protein MKKFLLTLTVMAAMTGTASAADLAAKPYTKAPPPPVPVANWTGCYIAGSVGYGLYDNETNSRFRDPVTGTDFVAGANVDVAGKGWLAGGGGGCDYQFGFGGGGGIFGTGQFVIGVLADYYWSDMRGNRPSILSPFFSAQEKVDSQWAVGGRIGWLVNPNTLTYFSGGYTEAHLTGTGNFFTPINNTFLGTAIPGRTLQGWFLGGGVEYQSGWIPNLTWKTEYRVSEYNRTDRFERAIATGLSTNFFSSDRLITQTVMTSLVYRFNWGGPVVAKY; encoded by the coding sequence ATGAAGAAGTTTTTGCTGACTCTGACCGTGATGGCGGCGATGACCGGAACGGCTTCGGCCGCCGACCTTGCGGCAAAGCCCTACACCAAGGCTCCTCCGCCTCCTGTTCCGGTTGCCAACTGGACCGGCTGCTACATCGCCGGCAGTGTTGGTTACGGCCTCTACGACAACGAAACGAATAGCCGCTTCAGGGACCCCGTCACCGGTACGGACTTTGTTGCTGGCGCGAACGTGGACGTGGCCGGGAAAGGCTGGCTGGCCGGGGGCGGCGGCGGCTGTGACTATCAGTTCGGGTTCGGCGGGGGAGGCGGGATCTTCGGCACGGGTCAGTTCGTGATCGGCGTCTTGGCTGATTACTATTGGTCCGACATGAGGGGTAATCGCCCCAGTATCCTTTCCCCCTTCTTTTCCGCGCAGGAGAAGGTGGACTCTCAGTGGGCTGTAGGCGGCCGCATCGGCTGGCTTGTGAATCCGAACACCCTCACCTACTTCTCCGGCGGCTACACTGAAGCCCACCTGACTGGCACTGGTAACTTCTTCACCCCAATAAACAACACCTTCCTTGGTACCGCGATTCCGGGCCGCACCCTCCAGGGTTGGTTCCTTGGCGGCGGTGTCGAGTATCAGAGCGGTTGGATTCCGAACCTCACCTGGAAGACCGAGTATCGCGTCTCCGAGTATAACCGGACCGATCGCTTCGAACGTGCTATCGCGACTGGCCTGTCCACCAATTTCTTCAGCAGTGACAGGCTCATCACTCAGACCGTCATGACCTCGCTGGTCTATCGCTTCAACTGGGGCGGCCCGGTCGTCGCGAAGTACTGA
- a CDS encoding SDR family NAD(P)-dependent oxidoreductase produces the protein MTSSRFDLRGKVAIVTGGNGGIGLGMARGLADAGADIAVVGRNEAKSKAAVDDLRQRGVKAIAVATDVTDKAAVEAMVARVAKELGRIDILVNNAGMSIRKPPHELELEEWSKVIDTNLTSAFVCSKAAYPALKASGRGKVINIGSMMSIFGASFAPAYAASKGGIVQFTRACANAWAADNIQVNAILPGWIDTDLTRGARQQVTGLHDRVLARTPAGRWGHIDDFAGIAVFLASPGSDFVTGTAIPVDGGFSVMA, from the coding sequence ATGACATCCAGCCGGTTCGATCTCCGCGGCAAGGTCGCGATCGTCACGGGAGGCAATGGCGGCATCGGGCTCGGCATGGCCCGCGGGCTTGCCGATGCCGGGGCCGACATCGCCGTGGTCGGTCGCAACGAAGCGAAATCAAAAGCGGCGGTCGACGACCTCCGTCAGCGCGGCGTCAAGGCGATCGCGGTCGCGACCGACGTCACCGACAAGGCGGCCGTCGAGGCCATGGTTGCGCGTGTCGCAAAGGAGCTCGGCCGCATCGACATCCTCGTCAACAATGCCGGCATGAGCATCCGCAAGCCGCCGCACGAGCTCGAGCTCGAGGAGTGGAGCAAGGTGATCGACACCAACCTCACCAGCGCCTTCGTGTGCTCGAAGGCTGCCTACCCCGCCCTGAAGGCGTCAGGCCGCGGCAAGGTGATCAATATCGGCTCGATGATGTCGATCTTCGGCGCGAGCTTCGCGCCGGCCTATGCGGCGAGCAAGGGCGGCATCGTGCAGTTCACACGCGCCTGCGCCAACGCCTGGGCGGCGGACAACATCCAGGTCAACGCCATCCTGCCGGGCTGGATCGACACCGATCTCACGCGCGGCGCACGCCAGCAGGTGACCGGGCTGCACGATCGCGTGCTCGCTCGCACGCCTGCGGGACGCTGGGGCCATATCGACGATTTCGCAGGCATCGCGGTGTTCCTGGCATCGCCCGGATCCGACTTCGTCACGGGCACTGCGATCCCCGTCGATGGCGGCTTCTCGGTCATGGCGTGA
- a CDS encoding outer membrane protein yields the protein MKKFVMAFTAIAAMTGAASAADLAARPYTKAPVVAAPVTNWTGCYLGAGGGGAMTNNDYNDFNSVTGLAVTANQTGGARGWFGTVQGGCDYQFQNWVVGAFADYDFMDVHGDHTTLGALVGQQKQDWQWAVGARVGYLVLPQLLTYVSGGYTQAHWKGTDYALLFAPGAPLASSPGFTKGGWFIGTGDEYALTSFLPGLFWKTEYRYSEFDRANVSINDFATGLSLGFNQTEKFREHSVRSELVYRFNWGGPVVAKY from the coding sequence ATGAAGAAGTTTGTGATGGCTTTCACGGCGATCGCGGCGATGACGGGTGCGGCTTCCGCGGCTGACCTGGCTGCGCGGCCCTACACCAAGGCCCCGGTGGTTGCGGCTCCGGTCACCAACTGGACGGGCTGCTATCTCGGCGCTGGCGGCGGCGGCGCGATGACCAACAACGACTATAACGATTTTAACTCGGTTACAGGTTTGGCGGTTACCGCCAACCAGACGGGTGGTGCGCGCGGCTGGTTCGGCACCGTTCAGGGCGGCTGCGACTACCAGTTCCAGAACTGGGTGGTTGGCGCTTTCGCCGACTATGACTTCATGGACGTGCACGGTGATCACACGACTTTGGGCGCTCTTGTGGGCCAGCAAAAGCAAGACTGGCAGTGGGCCGTTGGCGCTCGCGTCGGTTATCTGGTTCTGCCGCAGTTGCTGACTTACGTCTCGGGCGGCTACACGCAGGCTCACTGGAAGGGCACGGACTATGCGCTCCTGTTCGCGCCCGGCGCCCCGCTGGCCTCAAGTCCCGGCTTCACGAAGGGCGGCTGGTTCATTGGTACGGGTGACGAATACGCTCTGACGAGCTTCCTGCCCGGCCTGTTCTGGAAGACTGAGTATCGCTACTCGGAATTCGACCGCGCCAACGTGTCGATCAACGACTTTGCGACCGGACTTTCGCTCGGCTTCAATCAGACCGAGAAGTTCCGCGAGCACAGCGTGCGCAGCGAGCTGGTCTACCGCTTCAACTGGGGTGGCCCGGTCGTCGCCAAGTACTGA
- a CDS encoding outer membrane protein: MKKFVLAFTAIVAATGAASAADLGARTYTKAPVAVAPAVNWTGCYVGAGGGGAMTNNDHNETYDATTFALISNNSNKTADARGWFGTVQGGCDYQFAGTNWLVGGFADYDFMDVKGDLGIDGTVVTLSTGSQKQDQQWAVGLRVGYLVLPQLLTYVSGGYTQAHWKSTALTSLGFPGGTATLGGATKGGWFIGTGDEYALTSFLPGLFWKTEYRYSEFDRANVTIDYTGYGGPATGFGESQKFREHSVRSELVYRFNWAGPVVAKY; the protein is encoded by the coding sequence ATGAAGAAGTTTGTGCTTGCTTTCACGGCGATCGTGGCAGCGACGGGCGCAGCCTCGGCGGCTGACCTGGGCGCGCGTACGTACACCAAGGCTCCGGTGGCTGTTGCTCCGGCCGTCAACTGGACCGGCTGCTACGTCGGCGCCGGCGGCGGCGGCGCGATGACCAACAACGATCACAATGAAACCTACGACGCCACGACCTTCGCACTGATTAGCAACAATTCAAATAAAACGGCCGACGCGCGCGGCTGGTTCGGCACCGTACAGGGTGGCTGCGACTATCAATTCGCGGGCACCAACTGGCTGGTCGGCGGCTTCGCGGACTACGACTTCATGGATGTGAAGGGCGACCTCGGCATCGACGGCACCGTAGTTACCCTCTCGACTGGCAGCCAGAAGCAGGATCAGCAGTGGGCCGTCGGCCTCCGCGTCGGCTATCTGGTTCTCCCGCAATTGCTGACCTACGTGTCGGGCGGCTACACGCAGGCGCATTGGAAGAGCACGGCCCTAACCTCACTTGGCTTCCCGGGCGGAACGGCAACTCTTGGCGGAGCAACCAAAGGTGGCTGGTTCATCGGTACGGGTGACGAATATGCTCTGACGAGCTTCCTGCCCGGTCTGTTCTGGAAGACCGAGTACCGCTACTCCGAGTTCGATCGCGCCAATGTCACCATCGACTATACCGGGTACGGCGGCCCGGCCACCGGCTTCGGCGAGAGCCAGAAATTCCGCGAGCACAGCGTGCGCAGCGAGCTGGTCTACCGTTTCAACTGGGCCGGCCCGGTGGTCGCGAAGTACTGA
- a CDS encoding outer membrane protein has protein sequence MRSKLIAAFTCTSALVAAGNVSAADLAARPYTKAPAYIEPLFNWTGFYVGGHIGGAWTNEQFINNGTGAPFGDLVPGEGYRQRGSGLMGGAQIGYNWQASNYVFGLEGTISGLNNKGTVVNTAFGAGDDVFNWRANVLATVVGRAGYAVQNNLFYIKGGYAGVNNRLSVTDTVGVATGSGGQTHWANGWTVGAGWEYGITRNWIVGLEYNYAAFVSQTYQLGGISGNYTFDAKPRDIQWAVVRASYKFDSPVIARY, from the coding sequence GATTGCCGCCTTCACCTGCACCAGCGCGCTCGTCGCAGCCGGTAACGTTTCCGCCGCCGATCTCGCCGCGCGGCCCTACACGAAGGCGCCGGCCTATATCGAGCCGCTCTTCAACTGGACCGGTTTCTACGTCGGCGGCCACATCGGCGGCGCCTGGACCAACGAGCAGTTCATCAACAACGGGACCGGCGCGCCGTTCGGCGATTTGGTTCCGGGCGAGGGCTATCGTCAGCGCGGTTCGGGCCTCATGGGCGGCGCTCAGATCGGCTATAACTGGCAGGCCAGCAACTACGTGTTCGGCCTCGAAGGCACGATCTCCGGGCTCAATAACAAGGGCACCGTCGTGAACACCGCGTTCGGTGCGGGTGACGACGTGTTCAATTGGCGCGCGAACGTGCTGGCGACGGTGGTCGGCCGCGCCGGTTACGCCGTGCAGAACAACCTGTTCTACATCAAGGGTGGCTACGCCGGCGTGAACAACCGTCTTTCGGTCACCGACACGGTCGGAGTTGCCACAGGCTCGGGCGGTCAGACCCACTGGGCCAATGGCTGGACCGTCGGCGCCGGCTGGGAATACGGCATCACGCGCAACTGGATCGTCGGCCTCGAATACAACTACGCCGCCTTCGTCAGCCAGACCTATCAGCTCGGCGGCATCTCGGGCAATTACACCTTCGATGCCAAGCCGCGCGACATTCAGTGGGCGGTGGTGCGTGCGAGCTACAAGTTCGACTCGCCGGTCATCGCGCGCTACTGA
- a CDS encoding outer membrane protein gives MKKIVLALTAVVAMTGAASAADLAARPYTKAPVVAAPVPSWTGCYLGAGGGAAMTNNDYNDFVTTTGAPFNPNTTGGARGWFGTVQGGCDYQFGNWVAGAFADYDFMDVHGDHSTLGAAFGQQKQDWQWAVGGRVGYLVLPQLLTYVSGGYTQGHWKGTDYSVLGVVGPQVSTSGFTKGGWFIGTGDEYALTSFLPGLFWKTEYRYSEFDRANTDITVFGTGAASGLSQTQKLREHSVRSELVYRFNWGGPLVAKY, from the coding sequence ATGAAAAAGATTGTACTCGCTCTGACGGCGGTCGTGGCGATGACGGGTGCGGCTTCCGCGGCTGACCTGGCTGCGCGGCCCTACACCAAGGCTCCGGTGGTTGCTGCCCCGGTTCCGAGCTGGACCGGCTGCTATCTCGGCGCCGGCGGCGGCGCCGCGATGACCAACAACGACTACAACGACTTCGTGACCACCACGGGTGCTCCGTTCAACCCTAACACCACGGGCGGCGCGCGCGGTTGGTTCGGCACGGTGCAGGGCGGTTGCGACTACCAGTTCGGCAACTGGGTCGCCGGCGCTTTCGCAGATTACGACTTCATGGACGTGCACGGTGACCACAGCACTCTTGGCGCGGCTTTTGGTCAGCAGAAGCAAGACTGGCAGTGGGCCGTCGGCGGCCGCGTCGGCTACTTGGTCCTGCCGCAGTTGCTGACCTACGTCTCGGGCGGCTACACGCAGGGCCATTGGAAGGGTACGGACTACAGCGTATTGGGCGTCGTCGGTCCGCAGGTTTCGACTTCTGGCTTCACGAAGGGCGGCTGGTTCATCGGCACTGGCGACGAGTACGCCTTGACCAGCTTCCTCCCCGGCCTGTTCTGGAAGACCGAGTACCGCTACTCGGAATTCGATCGCGCGAACACCGACATTACCGTGTTCGGGACTGGGGCTGCGTCGGGCCTCAGTCAGACCCAGAAGCTCCGCGAGCACAGCGTGCGCAGCGAGCTGGTCTACCGCTTCAACTGGGGTGGCCCGCTCGTCGCCAAGTACTGA